The window AGATCAGCGCCAGCAGGATGCCTGGGATGAGCAGGATGTGCAGCGAGTAGAACCGGGCGATGACATCGTTGCCCGGGAACTCCCCGCCGAACAGGAAGAACGTGATGTACGTGCCGACCAGCGGCAGCGAGATCGCCACACCCTCGGTGATCCGCAGGCCCGCGCCGGAGAGCAGGTCGTCGGGCAGCGAGTAGCCGGTCAGGCCCTCGGCGAGCGCCAGCGTCAGCAGCAGCACGCCGATGATCCAGTTGAGCTCGCGCGGCTTGCGGTAGGCGCCGGTGAAGAACACCCGCAGCATGTGCACGACCATGCCCGCCACGAACAGCAGGGCGGCCCAGTGGTGCATCTGCCGCATGAGCAGACCGCCGCGCACCTCGAAGCTGATCTCCAGCGACGAGGCGTACGCCTCGGACATCATGACGCCCTTGAGCGGCGCGTACGGGCCGTCGTAGGCGACCTCCATCATGCTGGGCTTGAACCACAGCGTCAGGAACGTGCCGGTCAGCAGCAGGATGATGAACGAGTAGAGGGCGATCTCACCGAGCAGGAACGACCAGTGGTCGGGAAAGACCTTGCGCAGGTTGCGCTTGAGGAAGTTGCCGGCGCCGATGCGGTCGTCGAGGTACGACGACGGACCCGCGATGGCCTTGGGAACGGTTGTCAGCTCGCTCATGCCTGGCCTCCCTTGGACCTGGCCTCGGCCTCGGCGTCGCCGCGCTCCCAGTAGCTGGGACCGACGGGAACGTTGAAGTCGCCCGTTGCGATCAGGTAGCCCTGGTCGTCGACCGTGATCGGCAGCTGCGGCAGCGGCCGGGCGGCCGGACCGAAGATGACCTTGGCACCGTCGGCCGCGTCGAACGTCGACTGGTGGCAGGGGCAGAGGATGTGGTGGGTGGTCTGCTCGTACAGGGCCGCCGGGCAGCCCACGTGCGTGCAGATCTTGGAGTAGGCCACGATGCCGTCGTGGGTCCAGTTCTTGTTCGTGCCCGACTTGATCTCTTCGGGGCGGAACTTGATCAGGATCAGGGTGGCCTTGGCGAGCGCGGTGAGGTCGTGCTCGTAGCCCTCGGGCACGACCGACAGGATGCCGCCCGGCGAGTTGAAGTCGGCGGCGCGGATCGGCTGGCCGGTGCCCTCGACGACGAGGCGCAGCGGCTTGCCCTCCTTGTTCTTCTCGCCCCAGACGGTGTGGCGCAGCGTCTCGTTGAACTTGGAGGCCGGCATCTTGGAGTTGTCGAGGTCGCGCAGCAGCACGATCGGCAGCAGCCCGAGCGGGGCGGCGGCCAGCAGCATCGTGCGGCGCAGCAGCGGCCGCTTGACGAACCCGCTCTCGTTGGCTCCCTGGACGAACGTCTCGGCGACGACCTCACGGGTGTCGTCGTCGGAGGCCATCAGGTGGCGCTCCTGGATCAACGAGTACTTCGGCATGATCTGGCGGACCCAGACCACGATGCCGATCGCCAGCCCCAGCAACGCGACCGTCAGCGAACCGCCGAGCGCGAGGTTGGAGAGCCCGGTCGCGTCCAGGCTGCCGACCTGGAACACCACGTAGGAGATGATGAAGACGATGGCCGCGACGAACGTGACCGTGAAGCAGAGCGCCACGATCTTCTCGGCCTTGCGCGCCTTGTGCTCGTCCTGGAACGTCACGCCGGAGACCTCGGCCTCGTGCGGGCCGTGCCCGCCGGTCGCGGACTCCCCGTCGCCGAGCAACGAGGTGCCCGGTGCGGGGGTGCCGATGACGCGCTTGGGAACGCGCTCGTCGACCTGCTCGATCTCGTGCTCGTTGTCTGTCATGACTTCTGTCGCTTCTTCGCGGTGATCCAGATGGCGGCCAGTGCAAGGGCGGCGATGCCCACGATGAACGCTACAAGGCCCTCGGTCACGGGGCCGATGCGACCCAGCCCGAAGCCTCCCGGGTCCTTCTGCGCACGGACCTCGGTGACATAGGCGATCATGTCACGCTTCTCTTCGGGCGTGATCGTCGTGTCGTTGAAGACCGGCATGGCCTGCGGGCCGGTGACCATCGCCTCGTAGATCTGCTC is drawn from Nonomuraea muscovyensis and contains these coding sequences:
- the qcrA gene encoding cytochrome bc1 complex Rieske iron-sulfur subunit, whose amino-acid sequence is MTDNEHEIEQVDERVPKRVIGTPAPGTSLLGDGESATGGHGPHEAEVSGVTFQDEHKARKAEKIVALCFTVTFVAAIVFIISYVVFQVGSLDATGLSNLALGGSLTVALLGLAIGIVVWVRQIMPKYSLIQERHLMASDDDTREVVAETFVQGANESGFVKRPLLRRTMLLAAAPLGLLPIVLLRDLDNSKMPASKFNETLRHTVWGEKNKEGKPLRLVVEGTGQPIRAADFNSPGGILSVVPEGYEHDLTALAKATLILIKFRPEEIKSGTNKNWTHDGIVAYSKICTHVGCPAALYEQTTHHILCPCHQSTFDAADGAKVIFGPAARPLPQLPITVDDQGYLIATGDFNVPVGPSYWERGDAEAEARSKGGQA